In Miscanthus floridulus cultivar M001 chromosome 5, ASM1932011v1, whole genome shotgun sequence, one genomic interval encodes:
- the LOC136452261 gene encoding ocs element-binding factor 1-like, with amino-acid sequence MMASPGMVSTVTTSPTTPSTGSEGRPDPLLAAVTAERKRKRKESNRLSAQRSRARKQRQLDDLMAQVAALRARNGAMDAAARDAARRCAAVRTENALLHARTMELSAHLQSLTDLIQCMEDASSMYQQQLPLVDDTIYNYYC; translated from the coding sequence ATGATGGCCTCTCCCGGCATGGTGTCTACTGTGACCACGTCGCCGACGACGCCGTCGACCGGGTCCGAGGGGCGGCCTGACCCGCTGCTGGCCGCGGTGACCGCGGAGAGGAAGCGCAAGCGCAAGGAGTCGAACCGGCTGTCCGCGCAGCGGTCCCGCGCGCGCAAGCAGCGGCAGCTGGACGACCTCATGGCGCAGGTGGCCGCGCTGCGCGCCAGGAACGGCGCCATGGACGCGGCCGCCCGCGATGCCGCGCGCCGGTGCGCCGCCGTGCGGACCGAGAACGCGCTGCTGCATGCCCGGACCATGGAGCTCAGCGCGCACCTCCAGTCCCTCACCGATCTCATCCAGTGCATGGAAGACGCCAGCAGCATGTACCAGCAGCAGCTGCCGCTGGTCGACGACACCATCTACAACTACTACTGCTAG